In Leptospira ryugenii, one genomic interval encodes:
- the fliE gene encoding flagellar hook-basal body complex protein FliE: MDSISSQKAFSLLPNGDRVSVQRTDNRHYGKTNEAKSPDEVAGTFADAMKKAFEQINDQQVTADEMTQKIVFDPNSVELHEVMIAAEKARISLTFAKTMTDGFVRAYRELTTLR; encoded by the coding sequence ATGGATTCCATTTCTTCACAAAAAGCATTTTCTCTTTTACCAAATGGGGATAGAGTTTCTGTCCAGAGAACAGACAACCGTCACTACGGAAAAACGAACGAAGCAAAGTCTCCCGACGAAGTGGCCGGTACTTTTGCGGATGCAATGAAAAAGGCATTTGAACAAATCAATGACCAACAAGTGACTGCTGATGAAATGACACAAAAAATAGTCTTTGATCCCAATTCTGTCGAACTCCATGAAGTGATGATTGCTGCTGAAAAAGCAAGGATCTCTTTAACCTTCGCAAAAACAATGACAGATGGATTTGTGAGAGCATACCGCGAATTGACAACTCTTAGATAG
- a CDS encoding MBL fold metallo-hydrolase, protein MKSIAASFLLKEKEHGIVIETNTTHAIPRILEAMESQNIQREHLDYVIVTHVHLDHAGGAWSLLKACPNAILLCHPKTAKHLINPSHLIKSAKSVYGEETFFGLYGEIEPIPEARVRVMSDGEQFRWKSRNFRFLYTKGHANHHFCILDESDKRIYTGDSFGISYPHLSNGGRFIFPTTTPTDFDGEEALISLAKIVDSGAEAACLTHFGEIQNLRKHADDLEIGIKHCQTSLTLLDDLAPEERFPFLEKRMKEMIQNLAQRRNVLLSEKDWEVLDLDVNLNAQGLSYVFAKSKNTKD, encoded by the coding sequence ATGAAATCCATCGCAGCCTCCTTTTTATTAAAAGAAAAGGAACATGGAATTGTGATCGAAACCAATACTACGCATGCCATTCCCAGGATACTGGAAGCTATGGAGAGCCAAAACATACAACGCGAACATTTAGATTACGTCATTGTGACTCATGTCCACCTAGACCATGCAGGCGGAGCTTGGTCCCTTTTGAAAGCATGTCCAAATGCGATCCTTCTTTGTCATCCGAAAACAGCGAAACACTTAATCAACCCGAGCCACCTAATCAAAAGCGCAAAATCTGTGTATGGCGAAGAAACATTTTTTGGTCTCTACGGTGAAATTGAGCCCATACCCGAAGCTCGTGTTAGAGTGATGTCTGACGGCGAACAATTCCGATGGAAATCGCGAAACTTTCGCTTTCTCTATACAAAGGGACATGCCAACCACCATTTTTGCATTCTGGATGAAAGTGATAAGCGGATCTACACAGGAGATTCCTTTGGAATATCTTATCCTCACCTTTCGAATGGTGGTCGATTTATTTTCCCTACCACAACACCCACAGACTTTGATGGGGAAGAAGCACTCATCTCGCTTGCAAAGATAGTCGACTCGGGTGCAGAAGCCGCATGTTTGACTCACTTTGGAGAGATTCAAAATTTGAGGAAACATGCAGACGATTTAGAAATCGGTATCAAACATTGCCAAACCTCTTTAACTCTTTTAGATGACCTAGCGCCCGAGGAACGGTTTCCCTTTTTAGAAAAACGCATGAAGGAGATGATCCAAAATTTAGCCCAGAGAAGAAATGTTCTACTGTCAGAGAAAGATTGGGAAGTTTTAGATCTGGATGTAAACTTAAATGCACAAGGTCTATCCTATGTCTTTGCAAAATCAAAGAATACAAAAGACTGA
- a CDS encoding xylulokinase — protein MKEDLILAYDVGTTGLKTCLFRFSERIELIASSLEEYPIYLNPDGGAEQNPEDWWNAMAKTTKQILNDPNLSKHEIIGISFCTQMQGLVLVDENFSPIRPAFSYMDQRARQEMKSGIQSGFCIQGFNLKKLLLSLWITGAVAGSVKDPIWKYKWVQTHEPLQFKKIKWWFDVKEYLLAKCTSKAVMTRDSAFATLLYDSRKGKGNWSETLCSLFGIQRNHLPTIINSDTKVGGLTQEAASHLGLNENIPVFGGGGDASLIGIGAGAVLNGDTHIYAGTSGWVSTRVKKRTVDLSARMASIVGVNEESYQYFGEQETSGKCLQWVKDHLALDEIDLYLEKKKITDGPEAIYESLFHFMFDSIKDVPPGSNGVIFTPWLHGNRSPFEDPNARGIFFNIGLHTGKRTLIRAVMEGILFHKRWLIESMEKKVKTSNRIRFVGGVARSELICQTLADITGKVIERIHHPENAGAFGAAAIVAKGLGRIENFEEIKSKIALKDIFYPNLSAKKIYDKNFQIFKSIYWKNKGLFALSNETIE, from the coding sequence ATGAAGGAAGATTTGATTCTAGCTTATGATGTAGGCACGACTGGCCTAAAAACCTGCCTCTTCCGATTTTCAGAAAGAATTGAGTTAATCGCCTCCAGCTTAGAAGAATACCCCATCTATTTAAATCCTGACGGGGGAGCAGAGCAAAACCCCGAAGATTGGTGGAATGCTATGGCAAAGACCACCAAGCAAATATTAAATGATCCGAATCTATCAAAACATGAAATCATAGGTATCTCTTTTTGTACACAAATGCAGGGATTGGTTCTTGTTGATGAGAATTTTTCTCCCATACGTCCTGCATTCAGTTATATGGACCAAAGGGCAAGGCAGGAAATGAAGTCAGGCATCCAATCTGGTTTCTGTATCCAAGGATTTAATCTCAAAAAACTTTTATTATCTCTTTGGATTACCGGTGCAGTTGCGGGTTCTGTAAAAGATCCTATTTGGAAGTATAAATGGGTCCAAACACATGAACCACTTCAATTCAAAAAGATTAAATGGTGGTTTGATGTAAAAGAATATTTGTTAGCGAAGTGTACTTCCAAAGCTGTTATGACTCGAGATAGCGCCTTCGCTACTTTGCTATACGATTCCAGAAAAGGAAAAGGAAATTGGAGCGAGACTCTTTGTTCCCTGTTTGGAATTCAAAGAAACCATTTGCCGACAATCATCAATTCAGATACGAAAGTAGGCGGCTTAACACAGGAGGCAGCCTCTCATCTGGGACTAAATGAGAACATTCCAGTGTTTGGAGGAGGAGGAGATGCCTCACTCATTGGTATTGGCGCAGGTGCTGTGTTAAATGGAGATACACATATTTATGCAGGTACGTCCGGTTGGGTTTCCACACGAGTAAAAAAAAGAACTGTTGATCTCTCCGCAAGAATGGCATCAATTGTTGGCGTAAATGAAGAGTCATACCAATACTTTGGCGAGCAGGAGACTTCTGGAAAATGTTTACAATGGGTAAAAGACCATTTAGCCCTCGATGAAATTGATTTATATTTGGAAAAGAAAAAGATCACAGATGGTCCAGAAGCTATCTACGAAAGTCTTTTTCATTTTATGTTTGATTCGATAAAGGATGTACCGCCTGGCTCAAATGGTGTTATCTTTACACCCTGGCTGCATGGAAATAGAAGCCCCTTTGAAGATCCGAATGCACGAGGCATTTTCTTTAATATTGGATTGCACACCGGAAAACGAACTCTGATTAGAGCAGTGATGGAGGGCATTCTCTTCCACAAACGATGGTTAATTGAATCAATGGAAAAAAAAGTAAAAACATCAAATAGGATTCGATTTGTAGGGGGAGTGGCGAGGTCTGAGTTAATCTGCCAAACATTAGCAGATATTACAGGTAAAGTCATAGAACGTATCCATCATCCTGAAAACGCAGGAGCCTTTGGCGCTGCAGCTATTGTTGCGAAAGGATTGGGCCGCATTGAGAATTTTGAAGAGATCAAATCCAAGATAGCCTTGAAAGATATTTTTTATCCTAACCTTTCTGCAAAGAAGATCTATGATAAAAATTTTCAGATTTTTAAATCAATCTATTGGAAAAATAAGGGACTCTTCGCACTTTCCAATGAAACAATCGAATGA
- a CDS encoding MFS transporter, translating into MQSQTNQKDPYRWLVLFAYSLLTATICLQWLSFAPIAREAQEFYHTSAFAIDFLALVYLVLYLFLALPASYFIDRYGIQKGLGIGAILTAFFGTAKGLGSDSYALVCCTQVGLGIAQPFLLNAVTKLSFQWFPLEERASAIALGTLAQFIGIITAMLVGPYSFQVNLLFPGIKGLLSLYAFLSIISAILSLLVIREKPKHSTAAHGEDREIPFREGIKHLRKVKDFKFVLLLFLIGLGVFNAISTCIDQIGQAKGFDIEQSGLLGGSILVSGIIGAICIPPFSDRFQKRKIFLIISMIGFVLGLGIFVIYDSFPTLVLASVLIGFFLLGIGAPIGFLYAAEISSPAPESTSQGLLLLAGQISGIIFILGLHLFGMIQFSYVLFGLACLTIILVLRLRESPWMAKG; encoded by the coding sequence ATGCAAAGCCAAACAAACCAAAAAGATCCCTACCGTTGGTTAGTCCTATTCGCTTACTCTCTCCTGACCGCTACCATTTGCTTGCAATGGCTAAGCTTTGCTCCTATCGCACGAGAAGCCCAGGAATTCTACCATACCAGTGCCTTTGCCATTGATTTCCTTGCTTTAGTGTATCTAGTCCTGTATCTATTCCTTGCATTGCCAGCATCGTATTTTATCGATCGCTATGGCATCCAAAAAGGTTTGGGAATCGGCGCCATCCTGACCGCTTTCTTCGGAACGGCGAAAGGTTTAGGGTCTGATTCCTATGCTTTGGTTTGTTGTACACAGGTTGGCTTGGGTATTGCTCAACCTTTTCTCTTAAATGCTGTTACAAAGTTAAGTTTCCAGTGGTTTCCTTTAGAAGAAAGGGCAAGCGCAATTGCACTCGGAACTTTAGCACAATTCATAGGAATCATAACGGCAATGCTTGTGGGTCCCTATAGCTTTCAAGTAAACTTGCTTTTCCCAGGTATCAAAGGTTTGCTCTCACTATATGCTTTTCTAAGTATAATCTCAGCCATTCTCTCTTTATTGGTCATCCGAGAGAAACCCAAACATTCTACAGCGGCTCATGGCGAGGATCGCGAGATTCCTTTTCGAGAAGGAATCAAACATTTACGCAAGGTAAAGGATTTTAAATTTGTTTTGCTTTTGTTTCTAATAGGTCTAGGGGTATTCAACGCGATCAGTACTTGCATCGACCAAATTGGACAGGCAAAAGGATTTGATATCGAACAGTCAGGCCTGTTAGGTGGATCTATTTTAGTCTCCGGAATAATAGGAGCCATTTGTATCCCACCTTTTTCGGATCGTTTTCAAAAAAGAAAAATTTTTTTAATCATCTCAATGATTGGCTTTGTTCTAGGACTTGGCATATTTGTAATTTATGATTCCTTTCCGACATTGGTATTGGCATCTGTTTTGATAGGTTTCTTTCTATTGGGAATCGGCGCACCGATCGGGTTTCTCTATGCGGCTGAGATTTCTTCCCCAGCACCAGAATCTACTTCCCAAGGACTATTACTGTTAGCCGGACAAATTTCAGGGATCATCTTTATTTTGGGCTTACATCTTTTTGGTATGATCCAATTTTCCTATGTGTTATTTGGATTGGCTTGCCTCACAATCATTTTGGTTCTACGCTTGCGGGAATCTCCTTGGATGGCAAAGGGATGA
- a CDS encoding TetR/AcrR family transcriptional regulator has protein sequence MGKHFNEIFERISDEKRTRILNIAISEFASKGFTNTNTNTIAEKAGISVGSLYKYFETKEDFFLTVVDYGIAQLEETLRSVLLEPLDLLGKIERIIRIIQKHSRENADIIRLYNELTSESKKDLISRLSGEMESLSANYYIKLIEDSKQDGLIRETVDSRLAAFLLDNLFMTLQFSYATVYYRERMKVYLGETNVDDDEAVVRGMMDFIRGAIARI, from the coding sequence GTGGGAAAACATTTCAACGAGATTTTTGAACGGATTTCCGATGAGAAGAGAACTCGGATTTTGAACATTGCCATTTCTGAATTTGCGAGCAAAGGCTTTACCAATACAAACACGAATACCATCGCAGAAAAAGCAGGAATTAGTGTTGGTTCTCTTTATAAGTATTTTGAAACCAAAGAAGATTTTTTCCTTACCGTCGTTGACTATGGAATTGCTCAACTTGAAGAAACCTTACGTTCGGTTTTGTTAGAGCCACTGGATTTATTGGGAAAAATTGAAAGGATCATTCGGATCATCCAAAAACATTCGAGGGAAAATGCGGATATCATTCGCTTATACAATGAGCTAACATCTGAAAGTAAAAAAGATTTGATCTCTCGTTTGTCAGGTGAAATGGAAAGTCTATCAGCAAACTATTATATAAAGTTAATTGAAGATTCGAAACAAGATGGACTTATCCGAGAAACGGTTGATAGTCGTCTTGCGGCTTTTTTGTTGGACAATTTGTTTATGACATTGCAGTTTTCTTATGCCACAGTTTACTACCGTGAGAGAATGAAGGTATATTTGGGGGAAACAAATGTGGATGATGATGAGGCCGTTGTCCGTGGGATGATGGATTTTATCAGAGGGGCTATCGCACGGATCTAG
- a CDS encoding aspartate aminotransferase family protein, translated as MMTGFAISEYPNVSQVYSDLRRLVKLPIRSIRKEEMQRIIDSYFGEKCKQSKAMIDTASAFIPGGVQHNLAFNHPFPLVFTQAKGAYLYDLDGNEYIDFLQAGGPTVLGSNPQIVREKVIELLNTTGPVTGLFHEYEYKLAEKIVQLVPSVEMFRMLGSGTEACMASIRVARLATQKKNIVKMGGAYHGWSDQLAYGIRIPGSRHFEAHGVPRSIFKYTQEFYPNDLNSLESVLKKNRFFGGTAAVIMEPIGPESGTRPLDFNFNKAVRELCDRFGALLIFDEVVTAFRIGLSGAQGYFGVSPDLTVFGKVVAGGYPSAGGLGGKKEFMKFVSAGLQTGAKKALIGGTMAANPLSSLAGYITLCEMEKSNACERAGRAGDRLTNGLKKLIAKYELPFVAFNQGSICHLETVATMLLDINLKKFWTIWKTISEAKKRKHAMEEMGAAYMSEGLVTLAGSRLYTSAEDTDEIIDEALLRFERVFQKVEGVKFNS; from the coding sequence ATCATGACAGGGTTTGCCATTAGCGAGTATCCAAACGTTTCCCAAGTCTATTCCGATTTAAGACGATTGGTGAAACTTCCCATCCGGTCCATTCGGAAGGAGGAAATGCAAAGGATCATAGACTCCTATTTCGGAGAAAAATGCAAACAATCCAAAGCTATGATCGATACCGCATCTGCCTTCATTCCAGGTGGAGTACAACATAACCTTGCTTTCAATCATCCCTTTCCACTTGTCTTCACGCAGGCAAAAGGCGCATATCTTTATGATTTAGATGGGAATGAATACATAGATTTTTTACAGGCAGGCGGTCCAACGGTCTTAGGAAGCAATCCTCAAATCGTCCGAGAAAAGGTAATTGAACTTCTAAACACAACAGGGCCAGTCACAGGACTTTTCCATGAGTATGAATATAAACTCGCAGAGAAAATCGTACAACTTGTTCCTTCAGTGGAAATGTTTCGGATGTTAGGTTCTGGAACGGAAGCATGTATGGCTTCGATACGGGTAGCAAGACTTGCCACTCAGAAAAAAAACATTGTGAAAATGGGCGGAGCCTACCATGGCTGGAGTGACCAACTTGCCTATGGTATTCGCATTCCAGGTTCTCGACATTTTGAAGCACATGGAGTACCAAGATCTATATTCAAATATACTCAAGAGTTTTATCCGAACGATTTGAACTCTTTAGAATCCGTATTAAAGAAAAACCGTTTCTTTGGTGGTACTGCGGCAGTCATTATGGAGCCTATTGGACCAGAAAGTGGGACAAGACCTCTTGATTTTAATTTTAATAAAGCAGTTCGCGAACTATGCGATCGCTTTGGAGCACTTTTAATTTTCGATGAAGTCGTAACTGCCTTTCGTATTGGATTGAGTGGGGCTCAAGGTTATTTTGGAGTTAGTCCGGACTTGACTGTCTTTGGAAAAGTTGTAGCGGGCGGCTACCCGTCTGCAGGCGGTCTCGGCGGAAAAAAAGAATTTATGAAATTTGTTTCTGCCGGTTTACAAACTGGAGCTAAAAAAGCATTGATTGGGGGCACCATGGCAGCCAATCCTCTAAGCTCATTGGCAGGCTATATCACCCTTTGTGAGATGGAAAAATCAAATGCTTGTGAAAGAGCGGGCCGCGCAGGAGATCGATTAACTAATGGCTTAAAAAAGTTAATTGCAAAGTACGAACTTCCCTTCGTTGCCTTTAACCAAGGTTCTATCTGCCACCTGGAAACTGTTGCCACTATGTTGTTAGATATTAACTTAAAAAAATTCTGGACTATTTGGAAGACCATCTCGGAGGCAAAAAAAAGAAAACATGCAATGGAAGAAATGGGAGCTGCCTATATGTCAGAGGGACTCGTTACCCTAGCAGGGAGTCGACTCTATACAAGTGCGGAAGACACGGACGAAATAATAGACGAAGCTCTCCTCAGGTTCGAGCGGGTTTTCCAAAAAGTAGAAGGAGTGAAATTTAATTCATGA
- a CDS encoding class II aldolase/adducin family protein, giving the protein MKDSLVTAKKIVRDTGIQLLRDGLITRTWGNISQRIDKDHFVITPTGRTYEDLEPEDIVKVNMHNLKHEGVIKPSYEKGLHSQTYVLRQDVHAIIHTHQLHASVVASARRNIPLLSKSMAETIGGEVLCTDYALPGSKKLIRSAITCLERSGSKAVLLANHGVLCIGKDMKDAFAVALELETAAQALVQREFQMRSGLKYSAKHIREWYVSTFGVGVF; this is encoded by the coding sequence ATGAAAGATTCTTTAGTAACTGCAAAAAAAATTGTCAGAGACACCGGTATACAGTTGTTAAGAGATGGATTGATCACTCGAACTTGGGGCAATATTTCCCAAAGGATCGACAAAGATCATTTTGTCATCACACCAACCGGTAGAACTTATGAGGACCTTGAACCTGAAGACATTGTAAAAGTAAATATGCATAACTTGAAGCACGAAGGTGTGATCAAACCTTCCTATGAAAAAGGACTTCACTCACAAACCTATGTATTGAGACAAGATGTCCATGCGATCATCCATACCCATCAATTGCACGCTAGTGTTGTAGCTTCTGCACGACGAAACATTCCTCTTCTCAGCAAATCTATGGCGGAAACCATAGGGGGAGAAGTCCTTTGCACAGACTATGCACTTCCAGGCTCCAAAAAATTGATTCGCTCAGCCATCACCTGTTTGGAAAGATCGGGAAGCAAAGCAGTACTTTTAGCTAACCATGGTGTTCTCTGTATTGGTAAAGATATGAAAGATGCCTTTGCCGTTGCATTAGAATTGGAAACAGCAGCGCAGGCATTGGTACAGAGAGAATTTCAAATGAGGAGCGGCCTTAAATACTCTGCCAAACATATAAGGGAATGGTATGTATCCACGTTCGGAGTCGGGGTATTCTAA
- a CDS encoding class II aldolase/adducin family protein — MRAPKHPDDLYPFILPWAKEGILSQDSSLSIRVGNKVYINPKTKNFLLWAKAKSAKPWIQVSLEEVTKPDSAHEDLPYHLAIYRARPECNAIVHSFQENIQTCSLAGETVKPFLDDMAQIVGPDVPVIPSTLPIDKLLPLLVKKMKGRNAVLLQGMGAFLAHETIDDLHAVCHVFEKACKSFIEARILGGGKAVPWFEARAIRFVYQRKYSKQAAKNRQT; from the coding sequence ATGCGTGCACCAAAACATCCGGACGATCTGTATCCATTTATATTGCCTTGGGCCAAAGAAGGGATTCTTAGTCAAGACTCAAGTCTAAGCATCCGAGTTGGGAACAAAGTCTACATAAACCCCAAAACCAAAAACTTTTTGCTCTGGGCCAAAGCTAAATCGGCCAAACCATGGATACAGGTGAGTTTAGAGGAAGTCACCAAACCCGATTCCGCGCATGAAGACCTCCCCTACCACCTAGCCATCTATAGGGCACGTCCCGAATGCAATGCCATTGTCCATTCTTTCCAGGAAAATATCCAAACCTGTTCCTTAGCCGGTGAAACAGTAAAACCCTTCTTAGACGATATGGCGCAAATCGTAGGACCAGACGTCCCTGTCATTCCCTCCACTCTGCCAATTGACAAACTCCTCCCTTTGCTTGTAAAAAAGATGAAAGGAAGAAATGCAGTTCTTTTGCAGGGGATGGGTGCCTTTCTTGCTCACGAAACGATCGATGACTTACATGCAGTGTGCCATGTTTTCGAAAAGGCTTGTAAATCGTTTATCGAGGCCAGGATTTTGGGAGGGGGGAAGGCGGTCCCCTGGTTTGAGGCGCGAGCCATACGTTTTGTCTACCAGAGAAAGTATTCCAAGCAGGCTGCAAAAAACCGACAAACCTAA
- the fliF gene encoding flagellar basal-body MS-ring/collar protein FliF — MPEALQKILDKVKELFNKLDNTKKLILGGVVLVIVVAVVILSNVSSQKNRIVLFKDLDPKDFSEVTKKLDALGYSYGSSDTSVITVDPDQRQEIVTKLAQENLIPAGVSGWELFDIEKFTETQFDKDIKKYRALKGAIEKSLMTLRPIEKADVNIAMPEADLFESNSYPVKASVILHFRPGVEGLSKKEVKGIVNLVARAVPKLKPENVSVADADGKIISDFEEDLEKEKLELRIVQEKLRIEEEERVKRLIDIRNTLRWYLGGEDRVDITRFEYSLNWDQESLTENEVMPVVAEYDNPDTPYSERKLVDGYSLKVSSKETKESFKGRGFTPDGPAGTEPNLPPGYKDTDYQKAEYSKDENINNYEFNKRVKDIKRQPWKIDKIGLSVVVDGLWERKEREDGLGYERKYLPVSESDLKLIRKNLEAAIGYTRSRGDQISVITIPKDRTEQFRLEDEEFQRQRAIRNMVIASLIILILLILAVLVYRAIKKEIARRRRLREEELAAQQQMMREAALRVMDEGGAEVELSLDEKLRRELLENAINLAKEKPEDVAQLLRTWLAEEEQT, encoded by the coding sequence ATGCCCGAAGCCTTACAGAAAATTTTAGACAAAGTCAAAGAACTATTCAACAAACTAGACAACACAAAAAAGCTAATATTGGGTGGAGTGGTCTTAGTCATTGTTGTTGCCGTTGTTATCTTATCCAATGTCTCCTCACAAAAAAATCGTATCGTTCTGTTCAAGGATTTAGACCCAAAGGACTTTTCTGAAGTAACAAAAAAGTTAGATGCTTTAGGTTATAGCTATGGTTCAAGCGATACTTCAGTCATCACCGTTGACCCTGACCAGAGGCAAGAAATCGTAACAAAACTCGCACAAGAAAATTTAATCCCGGCAGGAGTCTCAGGATGGGAATTGTTCGATATTGAAAAGTTTACGGAGACACAATTCGACAAAGATATAAAGAAGTACCGAGCTCTCAAGGGAGCGATTGAAAAATCACTCATGACACTTCGCCCTATTGAAAAGGCCGATGTGAACATTGCCATGCCCGAGGCTGATCTATTTGAATCAAACTCATATCCAGTCAAGGCGAGTGTAATTTTACATTTTCGCCCTGGTGTAGAAGGCTTAAGTAAAAAAGAAGTGAAAGGCATCGTGAATTTAGTCGCACGAGCTGTTCCAAAACTGAAGCCTGAAAATGTAAGTGTGGCAGATGCCGATGGAAAGATCATTTCTGATTTCGAAGAAGACCTAGAAAAAGAGAAATTAGAATTACGGATTGTCCAAGAGAAACTTAGGATAGAAGAAGAAGAAAGAGTCAAGAGGCTCATTGATATAAGAAATACTTTAAGATGGTATTTAGGTGGTGAAGACAGAGTCGACATTACTAGATTTGAATACAGCCTCAATTGGGACCAAGAGTCTCTAACAGAAAATGAGGTGATGCCTGTTGTTGCGGAATATGACAACCCAGACACTCCCTACTCGGAAAGAAAGTTAGTTGATGGATATTCCCTTAAGGTTTCATCAAAGGAAACGAAAGAATCATTTAAGGGAAGAGGCTTCACACCAGATGGTCCCGCAGGTACGGAACCAAACCTTCCGCCAGGATATAAGGATACCGACTATCAAAAAGCAGAATATTCTAAAGATGAAAATATCAATAATTATGAATTCAACAAAAGAGTAAAAGATATAAAGCGACAACCATGGAAAATCGACAAAATCGGATTGTCTGTTGTTGTTGATGGTCTTTGGGAAAGAAAAGAGAGAGAAGATGGATTGGGTTATGAAAGGAAATACCTACCTGTCTCGGAAAGTGATCTCAAACTTATCCGTAAAAACTTGGAAGCAGCAATCGGTTACACTCGGTCTAGAGGAGATCAGATAAGCGTAATAACCATTCCTAAAGATCGCACGGAACAATTTCGATTAGAGGATGAAGAATTCCAGCGACAAAGAGCTATTCGAAATATGGTCATTGCCTCTCTCATCATTCTAATCCTTCTCATCCTAGCCGTTCTCGTTTACAGAGCGATTAAAAAAGAGATCGCAAGAAGAAGAAGACTCAGAGAAGAAGAGCTTGCAGCACAACAGCAGATGATGCGTGAGGCAGCCCTTCGTGTCATGGATGAAGGTGGTGCTGAGGTTGAATTATCTCTCGATGAGAAATTACGAAGAGAGTTATTGGAGAATGCTATCAATCTCGCGAAAGAAAAGCCAGAGGATGTAGCGCAGCTCTTAAGAACCTGGCTTGCCGAAGAGGAGCAAACTTAA